One part of the Methylobacterium terrae genome encodes these proteins:
- a CDS encoding methyl-accepting chemotaxis protein, whose product MFVLTLPRKFALLIALAGLSLVALGGIALNYQYEAMVAQRIERLSLITEAAANVVERYRQKAAKGELSEAAAREAALADIAAMRHGRDNYLFVNDGTGTVIAHPAAKVVGRNLMGVTDPTGFRYVADVMPRAKRDGAATFRYTWVPEGETAAVPKIGLFRFYAPWDFYIGVSEYVSDLRAMIVAQIERLAVAGLVIVLVLGGASLLIVRSVVRPMEALRAAMTALSEGRTDLAVPEAGRRDEVGAMARAVLVFRDNAIERERLRGESEAEEMRRMRRAASLNELIQGFEASITGVVAEVAAASGELRGTAQAMTATATQTAVQSTAVAAAAEEASSNVETVAVAAEELGASVQEIGRQVDSSARLAQAAVAEAGQTAHQVRALTEATARIGDVVGLISSIAAQTNLLALNATIEAARAGAAGRGFAVVAAEVKELAGQTAKATEEITSQIAAIQASTGQAAGAIGQITTRIEEIASVATSIAAAVEEQGAATQEIVRNISQAAAGTGEVTGNIAGVAGAAEETGDAASQVLASASELSRQSGHISAEVERFLAQVRAA is encoded by the coding sequence ATGTTCGTGCTCACCCTTCCCCGCAAGTTCGCGTTGCTGATCGCGCTCGCCGGTCTCAGTCTGGTCGCCTTGGGCGGGATCGCGCTCAACTACCAATACGAGGCGATGGTGGCGCAGCGCATCGAGCGCCTCTCGCTCATCACGGAGGCCGCGGCGAACGTCGTCGAGCGCTACCGCCAGAAGGCGGCCAAGGGCGAGCTGAGCGAGGCGGCCGCCCGCGAGGCGGCGCTCGCCGACATCGCGGCGATGCGGCACGGGCGCGACAACTACCTGTTCGTCAACGACGGCACCGGCACGGTGATCGCCCACCCCGCCGCGAAGGTGGTCGGCCGCAACCTGATGGGCGTGACCGATCCGACCGGCTTCCGCTACGTCGCCGACGTCATGCCGCGGGCCAAGCGCGACGGCGCGGCGACGTTCCGCTACACCTGGGTTCCGGAGGGCGAGACCGCGGCGGTGCCGAAGATCGGGCTCTTCCGCTTCTACGCCCCGTGGGACTTCTACATCGGCGTCAGCGAGTACGTCAGCGACCTGCGGGCGATGATCGTCGCCCAGATCGAGCGCCTGGCCGTCGCCGGCCTCGTCATCGTGCTCGTTCTCGGCGGCGCCTCGCTCCTGATCGTCCGCTCGGTGGTGCGGCCGATGGAGGCCCTGCGCGCCGCGATGACCGCCCTCTCGGAGGGGCGCACCGACCTCGCGGTGCCGGAGGCGGGGCGGCGCGACGAGGTCGGGGCGATGGCCCGCGCCGTGCTGGTCTTCCGCGACAACGCGATCGAGCGCGAGCGGCTGCGGGGCGAGAGCGAGGCGGAAGAGATGCGCCGGATGCGCCGCGCCGCGTCGCTCAACGAACTGATCCAGGGCTTCGAGGCGTCGATCACCGGCGTCGTCGCCGAAGTCGCCGCCGCCTCGGGCGAATTGCGCGGCACCGCCCAGGCGATGACCGCGACCGCGACCCAGACCGCCGTCCAGTCCACCGCCGTCGCGGCGGCGGCCGAGGAGGCCTCCTCCAACGTCGAGACCGTCGCGGTGGCCGCCGAGGAGCTCGGCGCGTCCGTCCAGGAGATCGGCCGCCAGGTCGACAGCTCTGCGCGGCTGGCGCAGGCCGCGGTCGCCGAGGCCGGACAGACCGCCCACCAGGTCCGGGCGCTGACCGAGGCGACCGCCCGCATCGGCGACGTGGTCGGGCTGATCTCCTCGATCGCCGCGCAGACGAACCTGCTGGCGTTGAACGCCACGATCGAGGCGGCGCGCGCGGGCGCGGCCGGCCGCGGCTTCGCGGTGGTGGCGGCCGAGGTCAAGGAACTCGCCGGCCAGACCGCGAAGGCGACCGAGGAGATCACGAGCCAGATCGCGGCGATCCAGGCCTCGACCGGCCAGGCGGCGGGTGCGATCGGCCAGATCACCACCCGCATCGAGGAGATCGCGAGCGTCGCGACCTCGATCGCCGCGGCCGTCGAGGAGCAGGGCGCGGCGACGCAGGAGATCGTGCGCAACATCTCCCAGGCCGCTGCCGGCACCGGCGAGGTCACCGGCAACATCGCGGGCGTCGCAGGAGCGGCGGAGGAGACGGGGGACGCGGCGAGCCAGGTGCTCGCCTCGGCCTCGGAGCTGTCGCGGCAATCCGGCCACATCTCGGCCGAGGTCGAGCGCTTCCTGGCCCAGGTCCGGGCGGCCTGA
- a CDS encoding TetR/AcrR family transcriptional regulator, which translates to MARIAGSSGPRTEEAIRRAGLKLIATHGYAAMSLRQLAAEVGIQQGSLYNYFRNKQEFLFDLIRGHMLDLHAALDAALLPEGSAEARLTRFTEFHVAYHVARAQEVFICYSELRSLEPDNLAAVVAMRRDYERKLGDILDHGCATGEFRLADTRMATLAILAMLSGICTWYKPEGRLSREAMQEIFTGMVLALARGETQALARGEGAAEVAVVPSRRRRALQAGVG; encoded by the coding sequence ATGGCGCGTATCGCAGGCTCGTCGGGACCGCGGACCGAGGAGGCCATCCGGCGGGCGGGGCTCAAGCTCATCGCCACCCACGGCTACGCCGCCATGAGCCTGCGCCAGCTCGCGGCCGAGGTCGGCATCCAGCAGGGCTCGCTCTACAACTACTTCCGCAACAAGCAGGAATTCCTGTTCGACCTCATCCGCGGGCACATGCTCGACCTGCACGCGGCGCTCGACGCGGCGCTCCTGCCCGAGGGCAGCGCCGAGGCGCGGCTGACCCGGTTCACCGAGTTCCACGTCGCCTACCACGTCGCCCGGGCGCAGGAGGTCTTCATCTGCTACTCGGAGCTGCGCAGCCTCGAGCCGGACAACCTCGCCGCGGTGGTGGCGATGCGGCGCGACTACGAGCGCAAGCTCGGCGACATCCTCGACCACGGCTGCGCCACCGGCGAGTTCCGCCTGGCCGACACCAGGATGGCGACGCTCGCCATCCTCGCCATGCTGTCGGGCATCTGCACCTGGTACAAGCCGGAGGGGCGGCTCTCGCGCGAGGCGATGCAGGAGATCTTCACCGGCATGGTGCTGGCGCTCGCCCGCGGCGAGACGCAGGCGCTCGCCCGGGGCGAGGGTGCGGCGGAGGTCGCGGTGGTGCCGTCGCGGCGGCGGAGAGCCCTGCAGGCCGGAGTCGGATAG
- a CDS encoding ABC transporter ATP-binding protein: MAETLAVRQISLRFGGVKALTDVSFAVEKGELFSIIGPNGAGKTSMINCISGRYRPSEGQILLDGRDITKATPNQRPTLGIGRTFQNLALFHHMTVLDNILVGRHHLMRNNFVTGSLYWLPGVRSEELAHRRRVEEIIDFLDLQAYRKAPAGTLSYGLRKRVELARAMALEPKLILLDEPMAGMNLEEKEDMARYIVDLNEEFGMTVVMIEHDMGVVMDISHRVMVLDFGRRIALGRPEAVLADPHVRKAYLGEEDEEPASPEPARAAS, translated from the coding sequence GTGGCGGAAACCCTCGCGGTTCGCCAGATCTCGTTGCGGTTCGGCGGCGTCAAGGCGCTGACGGATGTCAGCTTCGCGGTCGAGAAGGGCGAGCTGTTCTCGATCATCGGCCCCAACGGCGCCGGCAAGACCTCGATGATCAACTGCATCTCGGGCCGCTACCGGCCGTCCGAGGGCCAGATCCTGCTCGACGGCCGCGACATCACGAAGGCGACGCCGAACCAGCGCCCGACGCTCGGCATCGGCCGGACCTTCCAGAACCTCGCGCTGTTCCACCACATGACCGTGCTCGACAACATCCTGGTCGGGCGCCACCACCTGATGCGCAACAACTTCGTCACCGGCTCGCTCTACTGGCTGCCGGGGGTGCGGAGCGAGGAACTGGCGCATCGCCGTCGGGTCGAGGAGATCATCGACTTCCTCGACCTCCAAGCCTACCGCAAGGCGCCCGCCGGCACCCTGTCCTACGGCCTGCGCAAGCGGGTCGAGCTCGCCCGCGCCATGGCGCTCGAGCCCAAGCTGATCCTCCTCGACGAGCCGATGGCCGGCATGAACCTCGAGGAGAAGGAGGACATGGCCCGCTACATCGTCGATCTCAACGAGGAGTTCGGCATGACCGTCGTGATGATCGAGCACGACATGGGCGTGGTCATGGACATCTCGCACCGGGTGATGGTGCTCGATTTCGGCCGCCGCATCGCGCTCGGCCGGCCCGAGGCGGTGCTCGCCGATCCGCACGTGAGAAAAGCCTATCTCGGCGAGGAAGACGAGGAGCCCGCATCTCCCGAACCGGCGAGGGCCGCGTCGTGA
- a CDS encoding long-chain fatty acid--CoA ligase codes for MTTDFSAIAQAADTFPKLLRRNAAEHPGEVALREKIFGLWRPTTWAEYHARTRVFALGLSDLGLKAGDVVGLIGDNRPDWVAGEIAAHALGALSLGLYRDALEDEVQYLLAFSDVKAVIAEDEEQVDKLLNLADGVPSLRHIVYCDPRGMRKYDDPRLISAEALAARGEALHAADPGLYDRMVDATEGEAVAILCTTSGTTARPKLAMLSGGRVLRHCARYLAADPKGPGDDYVSVLPLPWIMEQVYALGQALLSRMKVNFVEDADTLMHDFREIAPTFVLFAPRVWEAVAADVRARMMDASPFKRALYERGMKMGLEALDKGGRSTAADALLFRALRDRLGFTRLTSAATGGAALGPDTFRFFRAMGVPLRQLYGQTETLGAYTLHQGETVDFDTVGVPFDDSIEIRVLDPDRNGIGEVLARHANMFHGYYKAGPDTPSDVRDGWMHTGDAGYVDKKGELVVIDRIKDLAVNSHGERFSPQYIENKLKFSPYVAEAVILGAGREYLAALVCIRYAVVAKWAEKNRIAFTTYSDLASKPAVIELIRNEVERVNAGLTEVQRVAKFVLLYKELDADDGELTRTRKVRRGVINEKYADLIDTIYAGAPSYRVDTVIRFQDGTTQRIRTTLPVIDLTASPATLAAAE; via the coding sequence GTGACGACCGATTTCTCCGCCATCGCGCAAGCCGCCGACACCTTCCCGAAGCTCCTGCGCCGCAACGCCGCCGAGCATCCGGGCGAAGTCGCCCTTCGCGAGAAGATTTTCGGCCTCTGGCGCCCGACGACCTGGGCCGAGTACCACGCCCGCACCCGCGTCTTCGCGCTCGGCCTGTCGGACCTCGGCCTGAAGGCCGGCGACGTCGTCGGGCTGATCGGCGACAACCGGCCCGACTGGGTCGCCGGCGAGATCGCCGCCCACGCGCTCGGCGCCCTGTCGCTCGGCCTCTACCGCGACGCGCTCGAGGACGAGGTCCAGTACCTCCTCGCCTTCTCGGACGTGAAGGCGGTCATCGCCGAGGACGAGGAGCAGGTCGACAAGCTCCTGAACCTCGCCGACGGGGTGCCGTCCCTGCGCCACATCGTCTATTGCGACCCCCGCGGGATGCGCAAATACGACGATCCCCGCCTGATCTCGGCCGAGGCGCTGGCGGCGAGGGGCGAGGCGCTGCACGCCGCGGATCCCGGCCTCTACGACCGGATGGTCGACGCGACGGAAGGAGAGGCCGTCGCGATCCTCTGCACCACGTCCGGCACCACGGCGCGGCCGAAGCTCGCGATGCTGAGCGGCGGCCGGGTCCTGCGCCACTGCGCCCGCTACCTCGCCGCCGACCCCAAGGGACCGGGGGACGATTACGTCTCGGTGCTGCCGCTGCCCTGGATCATGGAGCAGGTCTACGCGCTCGGCCAGGCGCTCCTCTCCCGCATGAAGGTCAACTTCGTCGAGGATGCCGACACGCTGATGCACGATTTCCGGGAGATCGCCCCGACCTTCGTGCTGTTCGCCCCGCGGGTCTGGGAGGCGGTGGCCGCCGACGTGCGCGCCCGGATGATGGATGCGTCGCCCTTCAAGCGCGCCCTCTACGAGCGCGGCATGAAGATGGGGCTCGAGGCCCTCGACAAGGGGGGGCGCTCGACCGCCGCCGACGCCCTGCTGTTCCGGGCCCTGCGCGACCGGCTCGGCTTCACGCGGCTGACCTCCGCGGCGACCGGTGGCGCGGCTCTCGGCCCCGACACGTTCCGGTTCTTCCGCGCCATGGGCGTGCCGCTGCGCCAGCTCTACGGCCAGACCGAGACGCTCGGCGCCTACACGCTGCATCAAGGCGAGACGGTCGATTTCGACACGGTCGGCGTGCCGTTCGACGACAGCATCGAGATCCGGGTCCTCGACCCCGACCGCAACGGCATCGGCGAGGTGCTGGCGCGCCACGCCAACATGTTCCACGGCTACTACAAGGCCGGCCCCGACACCCCGAGCGACGTGCGCGACGGCTGGATGCACACGGGCGACGCCGGCTACGTCGACAAGAAGGGCGAACTGGTCGTCATCGACCGGATCAAGGATCTCGCCGTCAACAGCCACGGCGAGCGCTTCTCGCCGCAATACATCGAGAACAAGCTGAAGTTCTCGCCTTACGTCGCCGAGGCCGTGATCCTCGGCGCCGGGCGCGAGTACCTGGCGGCCCTCGTCTGCATCCGCTACGCGGTGGTGGCGAAGTGGGCCGAGAAGAACCGCATCGCCTTCACGACCTATTCCGACCTCGCCTCGAAGCCGGCGGTGATCGAGCTGATCCGGAACGAGGTCGAGCGGGTCAATGCCGGCCTCACCGAGGTTCAGCGCGTCGCCAAGTTCGTGCTCCTCTACAAGGAGCTCGACGCCGACGACGGCGAATTGACCCGCACCCGCAAGGTCCGCCGCGGCGTGATCAACGAGAAGTACGCCGATTTGATCGACACGATCTACGCCGGCGCGCCGAGCTACCGGGTCGACACGGTGATCCGGTTCCAGGACGGCACGACGCAGCGCATCCGCACCACCCTGCCGGTGATCGACCTCACGGCTTCCCCCGCCACCCTCGCCGCCGCCGAATAG
- a CDS encoding branched-chain amino acid ABC transporter permease, which yields MNTHLLLQLVVNGLIVGALYGVVAMSFVLIYKASQVVNFAQGEFLLIGAWVCWWLLTTYQLPFLVGMGITFAFMLVFGIALQVVVLRPLIGEPIISVIMVTIGLSIFFQALCKWLFGVFAQPFPPIFQTQSVQVLGLEIQTVYLMSLGISVAMMAGFAWFFRYSKHGLAMRATAFNQQVAQSLGISVRNVFAMAWAISAVVSSVAGIVVGIVNGVSSALSLYGIKVFPAVILGGLDSVVGAVIGGLVIGVLENVAQYVDGQYLHWGNLYEIVPFYVLVVILMIKPYGLFGTRDIERV from the coding sequence ATGAACACCCACCTGCTGCTCCAGCTCGTCGTCAACGGGCTGATCGTCGGCGCCCTCTACGGGGTGGTCGCGATGAGCTTCGTCCTGATCTACAAGGCGAGCCAGGTCGTGAACTTCGCCCAGGGCGAGTTCCTCCTGATCGGCGCCTGGGTGTGCTGGTGGCTGCTCACCACCTACCAGCTGCCGTTCCTCGTCGGCATGGGCATCACCTTCGCGTTCATGCTGGTCTTCGGCATCGCCCTCCAGGTGGTGGTGCTGCGGCCGCTCATCGGCGAGCCGATCATCTCGGTCATCATGGTGACGATCGGGCTGTCGATCTTCTTCCAGGCCCTGTGCAAGTGGCTGTTCGGCGTCTTCGCCCAGCCCTTCCCGCCGATCTTCCAGACCCAGTCGGTGCAGGTGCTCGGGCTCGAGATCCAGACCGTGTACCTGATGAGCCTCGGCATCTCGGTCGCCATGATGGCGGGCTTCGCCTGGTTCTTCCGCTACTCGAAGCATGGCCTTGCCATGCGGGCCACCGCCTTCAACCAGCAGGTGGCGCAGTCGCTCGGCATCTCGGTGCGCAACGTCTTCGCGATGGCCTGGGCGATCTCCGCGGTGGTCTCGTCGGTCGCCGGCATCGTCGTCGGCATCGTCAACGGCGTCTCGTCGGCCCTGTCGCTCTACGGCATCAAGGTCTTTCCGGCGGTGATCCTCGGCGGGCTCGATTCGGTCGTCGGCGCGGTGATCGGCGGCCTCGTGATCGGGGTGCTGGAGAACGTCGCGCAATACGTCGACGGCCAGTACCTGCACTGGGGCAACCTCTACGAGATCGTTCCCTTCTACGTCCTGGTGGTGATCCTGATGATCAAGCCCTACGGCCTGTTCGGCACCCGCGACATCGAGCGCGTCTGA
- a CDS encoding branched-chain amino acid ABC transporter permease yields the protein MATQSLIPAGDYRSTYAADTTIFPTAGSRYAVWAALALLCFAPLVLDRYWLSLLIQIGYFAVAALGLNILVGFTGQISIGHAAFFGFGAFASAWLSNNYGIPVFFAIPLAGVLTTAIGLIFGLPAARLKGLYLAIATLAAQYILQDFFARANWFTGGVAGTHAEAFSIFGFAFDTDHRYFYVVLAYLVLTFVLATNLMRSRDGRALVAVRDHYLSAEMMGINLTRYRTLSFGLSAFFAGIGGALYGHYLQFVSVEGFGILLSIQFLGMIIIGGLGSIMGTLMGTAFMVLVPEAMGWITDAVRGSALDRALSLKDNLSFLREMAIGLVIVLFLMFEPDGLAHRWRQIKAYWKLYPFSH from the coding sequence ATGGCGACCCAGAGCCTGATCCCCGCCGGCGACTACCGCTCGACCTACGCCGCCGACACCACCATCTTCCCGACCGCGGGCAGCCGCTACGCGGTCTGGGCGGCGCTGGCGCTGCTCTGCTTCGCGCCGCTCGTGCTCGACCGCTACTGGCTGAGCCTGCTGATCCAGATCGGCTACTTCGCGGTCGCGGCTCTGGGCCTCAACATCCTGGTCGGCTTCACGGGGCAGATCTCGATCGGGCATGCCGCCTTCTTCGGCTTCGGCGCCTTCGCCTCCGCCTGGCTGTCGAACAATTACGGGATTCCGGTCTTCTTCGCGATCCCGCTCGCGGGCGTCCTGACCACCGCGATCGGCCTGATCTTCGGCCTGCCGGCGGCCCGGCTGAAAGGCCTCTACCTCGCCATCGCGACGCTCGCCGCGCAGTACATCCTGCAGGACTTCTTCGCCCGGGCGAACTGGTTCACCGGCGGCGTCGCCGGCACCCACGCCGAGGCGTTCTCGATCTTCGGCTTCGCCTTCGACACCGACCACCGCTACTTCTACGTGGTGCTGGCCTACCTGGTGCTCACCTTCGTGCTCGCCACCAACCTGATGCGCTCCCGCGACGGCCGGGCGCTGGTGGCGGTGCGCGACCACTACCTCTCGGCGGAGATGATGGGGATCAACCTCACCCGCTACCGCACCCTGTCCTTCGGGCTCTCGGCCTTCTTCGCCGGCATCGGCGGGGCGCTCTACGGCCACTACCTGCAATTCGTCTCGGTCGAGGGTTTTGGGATCCTGCTCTCGATCCAGTTCCTCGGCATGATCATCATCGGGGGCCTCGGCTCGATCATGGGCACGCTGATGGGCACCGCCTTCATGGTGCTGGTGCCCGAGGCCATGGGCTGGATCACCGACGCGGTGCGGGGATCGGCCCTCGACCGCGCGCTCTCGCTCAAGGACAACCTGTCCTTCCTGCGCGAGATGGCGATCGGCCTCGTGATCGTGCTGTTCCTGATGTTCGAGCCCGACGGGCTCGCCCACCGCTGGCGCCAGATCAAGGCGTACTGGAAGCTCTACCCGTTCTCGCACTGA
- a CDS encoding ABC transporter substrate-binding protein encodes MLRLSLASAAALALSLPALAAEIPIGHLADQSGATSDVGVPYAQGVADALAYVNRKGGIKGEKMNVESVDYGYQVPRAVALYKKWTGGRDKVAAIQGWGTADTEALSAFVTKDEIPYISGSYAAQVSDPTGASGKAKAAPYNFFYGPSYSDALRAMLMWAADDWKAKGRTGKPKYVHMGGNHPYPNSPKEAGEAMAKDLGFEVLPAIVFALAPGDYTAQCLTAKNAGANYAYLGNTGGSNISLLKSCKSVGTDIQFMGNVWGMDENAAKAAGEAANGVVFPVRTAAVSGSTAPGMAMAAEISKVSDAAGTAYRPVHYYTGICAALYMTEALAWAKDNGGLAGPNVRKGFYQKKDWVPAGMEGVCVPSTWSPTDHRGMMEVHIYRAKVSGPTDGALPDLIKAGTIKLEPVKTVTLPRKSEWQGW; translated from the coding sequence ATGCTTCGCCTGTCCCTCGCCTCGGCCGCCGCCCTCGCCCTCAGCCTGCCGGCGCTCGCCGCCGAGATCCCGATCGGCCACCTCGCCGACCAGAGCGGCGCCACCTCCGACGTCGGCGTGCCCTACGCGCAAGGCGTGGCCGACGCTCTCGCCTACGTGAACCGCAAGGGCGGCATCAAGGGCGAGAAGATGAACGTCGAATCGGTCGATTACGGCTACCAGGTGCCGCGCGCCGTCGCGCTCTACAAGAAGTGGACCGGCGGGCGCGACAAGGTCGCGGCGATCCAGGGCTGGGGCACCGCCGACACCGAGGCGCTCTCGGCCTTCGTCACCAAGGACGAGATCCCGTACATCTCCGGCTCCTACGCCGCCCAGGTCAGCGACCCGACCGGCGCCAGCGGCAAGGCCAAGGCCGCGCCCTACAACTTCTTCTACGGCCCGTCCTACTCGGATGCCTTACGCGCCATGCTGATGTGGGCCGCCGACGACTGGAAGGCCAAGGGCAGGACCGGCAAGCCGAAATACGTCCACATGGGCGGCAACCACCCCTACCCGAACTCGCCCAAGGAAGCCGGCGAGGCGATGGCGAAGGATCTCGGCTTCGAGGTGCTGCCGGCGATCGTGTTCGCGCTGGCGCCGGGCGACTACACGGCGCAGTGCCTCACCGCCAAGAATGCGGGCGCGAACTACGCCTATCTCGGCAATACCGGAGGTTCGAACATCTCGCTCCTGAAGTCCTGCAAGTCGGTCGGCACCGACATCCAGTTCATGGGCAACGTCTGGGGCATGGACGAGAACGCCGCCAAGGCGGCGGGCGAGGCGGCGAACGGCGTCGTCTTCCCGGTCCGCACCGCCGCGGTGAGCGGCAGCACCGCGCCCGGCATGGCGATGGCGGCCGAGATCTCGAAGGTGTCGGACGCCGCCGGCACCGCCTACCGGCCGGTGCACTACTACACCGGCATCTGCGCCGCCCTCTACATGACCGAGGCGCTGGCCTGGGCCAAGGACAACGGGGGCTTGGCCGGCCCCAATGTCCGCAAGGGCTTCTACCAGAAGAAGGACTGGGTGCCGGCCGGGATGGAGGGCGTCTGTGTCCCCTCGACCTGGTCGCCCACCGACCATCGCGGGATGATGGAGGTGCACATCTACCGCGCCAAGGTCTCGGGCCCGACCGACGGCGCGCTGCCCGACCTGATCAAGGCCGGCACGATCAAGCTTGAGCCGGTCAAGACCGTGACGCTGCCGCGCAAGAGCGAGTGGCAGGGCTGGTGA
- a CDS encoding ABC transporter ATP-binding protein — MSQVTTLERPTQEAAQAALLSLRNVEVVYDDVILVLRGLSLDVPAGSITALLGANGAGKSTTLKAISGLLRSEDGEVTRGEIVFDGARIDGIEPDRIVRRGIFQVMEGRRIVADMTPMENLRLGAFSRRDKEVGQDLERVLTYFPRLKERTGAAGYLSGGEQQMLAIGRALMARPRLILMDEPSMGLSPLLVKEVFGIIRQINRDLGVTILLVEQNARAALSVADRGYIMEQGKVVLDGTVEELRTNEDVKEFYLGGAGDQRKSFRNLKSFKRRKRWI; from the coding sequence ATGTCGCAGGTCACGACCCTCGAACGCCCGACCCAGGAGGCCGCACAGGCCGCGCTCCTCTCCCTGCGCAACGTCGAGGTCGTCTACGACGACGTGATCCTGGTCCTGCGGGGCCTGAGCCTCGACGTGCCGGCGGGCTCGATCACGGCGTTGCTCGGCGCCAACGGCGCCGGCAAGTCGACGACGCTCAAGGCCATCTCAGGGCTCCTGCGCTCCGAGGACGGCGAGGTCACCCGCGGCGAGATCGTATTCGACGGCGCCCGCATCGACGGCATCGAGCCGGACAGAATCGTGCGCCGCGGCATCTTCCAGGTGATGGAGGGCCGCCGCATCGTCGCCGACATGACGCCGATGGAGAACCTGCGCCTCGGCGCCTTCTCGCGCCGCGACAAGGAGGTCGGCCAGGACCTCGAGCGGGTGCTGACCTACTTCCCGCGCCTCAAGGAGCGCACCGGCGCCGCCGGCTACCTCTCGGGCGGCGAGCAGCAGATGCTGGCGATCGGCCGCGCGCTGATGGCCCGCCCCCGCCTGATCCTGATGGACGAGCCCTCGATGGGCCTGTCGCCGCTGCTCGTGAAGGAGGTCTTCGGCATCATCCGCCAGATCAACCGGGATCTCGGCGTCACCATCCTGCTCGTCGAGCAGAATGCCCGCGCCGCCCTCTCGGTGGCCGATCGCGGCTACATCATGGAGCAGGGCAAGGTGGTGCTCGACGGCACCGTCGAGGAGCTGCGCACCAACGAGGACGTGAAGGAATTCTACCTCGGCGGCGCCGGCGACCAGCGCAAGAGCTTTCGCAACCTGAAGAGCTTCAAGCGGCGCAAGCGGTGGATCTGA
- a CDS encoding DUF4189 domain-containing protein: MAAVVAVSVLGSGHSVMAQGAGWAALADNGHGNWGYAVGKASSAEASEVARRGCQAADCKVTAVKQASCIAYVVGNGGAKGYGMGASPDAAAANARSFCVLGAPADSCHVVKAACG; encoded by the coding sequence ATGGCTGCTGTCGTCGCGGTGTCGGTGCTCGGCTCGGGCCATTCCGTGATGGCACAGGGGGCAGGCTGGGCCGCCCTCGCGGATAACGGTCACGGCAATTGGGGCTACGCGGTCGGCAAGGCCAGCAGCGCCGAAGCCTCCGAGGTCGCGCGGCGCGGCTGCCAGGCGGCGGATTGCAAGGTGACGGCCGTCAAGCAGGCGTCGTGCATCGCCTACGTCGTCGGCAATGGCGGCGCCAAGGGGTACGGCATGGGTGCCAGCCCCGATGCCGCCGCCGCCAACGCGAGGAGCTTCTGTGTCCTGGGCGCCCCGGCGGACAGTTGCCACGTCGTCAAGGCTGCCTGCGGGTAG
- the ycaC gene encoding isochorismate family cysteine hydrolase YcaC codes for MTKPYNRLDLDQAVVLLVDHQAGLMSLVRDVDPDRFKNNVLAVADLAAYFQLPTILTTSFEEGPNGPIMPELKAKFPDAPFIARPGQINAWDNPDFVAAVKATGRKQLVIAGVVTEVCVAFVALSAVAEGYEVFAVTDASGTFNPVVRDGAWNRMSAAGVQLVNWFAVACELHRDWRRDVEGLATLLGDHIPDYRNLMTSYAAMQGKSAA; via the coding sequence ATGACCAAGCCCTACAACCGCCTCGACCTCGACCAGGCCGTCGTCCTGCTCGTCGACCACCAGGCCGGCCTGATGTCGCTGGTGCGCGACGTCGATCCCGACCGCTTCAAGAACAACGTGCTGGCGGTCGCCGACCTCGCCGCCTACTTCCAGCTGCCGACCATCCTCACCACCAGCTTCGAGGAGGGTCCGAACGGGCCGATCATGCCGGAGCTGAAGGCCAAGTTCCCGGACGCGCCGTTCATCGCCCGGCCCGGCCAGATCAACGCCTGGGACAATCCCGATTTCGTCGCCGCCGTGAAGGCCACGGGCCGCAAGCAGCTGGTCATCGCGGGCGTCGTCACCGAGGTCTGCGTCGCCTTCGTGGCCCTGTCGGCGGTGGCAGAAGGCTACGAGGTCTTCGCCGTCACGGATGCGTCGGGCACCTTCAACCCGGTGGTGCGGGACGGGGCCTGGAACCGGATGTCGGCGGCCGGCGTGCAGCTGGTGAACTGGTTCGCGGTCGCCTGCGAGCTGCACCGCGACTGGCGCCGCGACGTCGAGGGGCTGGCGACGCTGCTCGGCGACCACATCCCGGACTACCGCAACCTGATGACGAGCTACGCCGCGATGCAGGGCAAATCCGCCGCCTGA